The Schizosaccharomyces pombe strain 972h- genome assembly, chromosome: I genome contains a region encoding:
- the swd22 gene encoding Set1C-histone-H3K4 methyltransferase complex subunit Swd2 codes for MDIGILSSLKPAQSFRDNSLGSFINSIDYSDSGEYVATTCSADDTVQIYDALDPKQVHTITCFETGIEVARFTHHDHNLLLSTTKGNKDIQYVSIYDNKRISYFSGHTDIVSSIEVSPIEDQFVSTANDKTLKLWKMNQSSRCLGNLDLPSLGIPAYDPTGLVFAVACHSLSRIFLYDVRNYGSDPFSTFTIDDSRYLSRFSFPPMMPEWKHMEFSNDGKCILLSTRANVHYILDAFSGDVLSRLEDFQELPFSNNFHGGSTTFVPQGNFVIGSADDRTLNVWNLRHTFHHKGKTRPPEHRIVSQSIINPGLVKYNPRYDQLLTAGSQLVFWLPEKYALTS; via the coding sequence ATGGATATCGGCATACTTTCGAGTTTAAAGCCTGCACAGTCGTTTCGTGATAACTCATTAGGAAGCTTCATTAATAGCATTGATTACAGTGATTCTGGAGAGTATGTTGCAACGACATGTTCTGCCGATGACACAGTCCAAATATATGATGCTTTAGATCCGAAGCAAGTCCATACAATAACTTGTTTCGAAACCGGCATAGAAGTTGCTCGTTTTACACACCACGATCATAATCTACTTTTGTCTACCACAAAGGGGAATAAGGATATTCAATATGTTTCAATTTATGACAACAAAAGAATATCGTACTTCAGTGGGCACACGGACATCGTTTCATCCATTGAGGTTTCTCCTATTGAAGACCAATTCGTTAGTACGGCAAACGACAAAACCTTGAAGCTTTGGAAAATGAATCAATCCTCGAGATGCCTTGGAAATTTAGATCTCCCATCCCTTGGAATTCCCGCTTATGATCCCACAGGTCTTGTTTTTGCGGTTGCATGTCATTCACTGTCACGTATCTTTCTTTACGACGTGCGGAATTATGGTTCTGATCCGTTTTCAACATTCACAATAGATGACTCTCGTTACTTATCAAGGTTTTCGTTTCCCCCCATGATGCCTGAGTGGAAACATATGGAGTTTTCCAACGATGGAAAATGTATACTTCTCTCAACTAGAGCTAATGTTCACTATATACTTGATGCATTCAGCGGGGATGTTTTATCTAGATTAGAGGACTTCCAAGAATTGCCGTTCTCCAACAATTTTCACGGCGGCTCAACCACTTTTGTACCTCAAGGTAATTTTGTCATAGGATCTGCTGACGACCGTACCCTGAATGTATGGAATTTAAGACATACCTTTCACCATAAAGGAAAAACAAGACCTCCTGAACATCGTATTGTTTCTCAGTCTATAATTAATCCAGGTCTTGTTAAGTATAATCCTAGGTATGATCAACTTTTGACTGCAGGGTCCCAACTCGTTTTTTGGCTTCCCGAAAAATATGCCTTAACATCATGA